Proteins encoded within one genomic window of Thiothrix litoralis:
- the murB gene encoding UDP-N-acetylmuramate dehydrogenase — MKIREHYSLKALNTFGLDAKARYFCTLHKLSGVRTLMAWQQEHPDLPLLFLGGGSNMLFVNDYPGLVVQVRLETLEVLGQDTDYHYVRAGAGNNWHEFVRWTIDQGFAGLENLSLIPGTVGAAPMQNIGAYGVELKDHVYEVQALDWRTAEIRDFSVEECRFAYRDSYFKSVEPERWLIVAVVFRLPRQPQWKTDYAGVQEQLDGKVLDARSISDAIIHIRQSKLPDPAEIGNAGSFFKNPLISVAQWESLKAQFPAMPGWPQQQAVKISAGWLIDQCGWKGQREGDAGTHIKHALVLVNHGNASGTELWAFAQRIIASVQDKFGVTLEPEPRVL, encoded by the coding sequence ATGAAAATTCGCGAACATTATTCCCTGAAAGCCCTGAATACCTTTGGTCTGGATGCCAAAGCCCGTTATTTCTGCACCTTGCACAAACTCAGCGGGGTACGCACGCTGATGGCGTGGCAACAGGAACACCCCGATTTACCGCTGCTATTTCTGGGCGGCGGCAGCAATATGCTGTTCGTAAACGATTACCCCGGCCTCGTGGTACAAGTACGTCTGGAAACTCTGGAAGTGTTGGGACAGGATACTGACTACCATTATGTACGTGCCGGAGCGGGCAATAACTGGCACGAATTTGTCCGTTGGACTATCGACCAGGGCTTTGCCGGACTGGAAAACCTGTCGTTGATTCCCGGAACCGTTGGCGCAGCGCCCATGCAGAATATTGGCGCTTACGGTGTAGAGCTGAAAGATCATGTGTATGAAGTGCAAGCGCTGGATTGGCGCACCGCTGAAATCCGTGATTTTAGTGTAGAGGAATGCCGCTTTGCTTACCGTGACAGCTACTTCAAATCGGTAGAGCCGGAGCGTTGGTTGATTGTAGCCGTGGTGTTCCGCTTACCACGCCAGCCACAATGGAAAACCGATTACGCCGGGGTGCAAGAACAGCTCGACGGTAAGGTTTTGGATGCACGTAGTATCAGCGATGCCATTATCCATATCCGCCAAAGTAAGTTGCCTGACCCTGCCGAGATTGGCAATGCGGGCAGTTTTTTCAAAAATCCGCTGATTTCGGTAGCACAATGGGAAAGTCTTAAGGCGCAATTCCCGGCGATGCCCGGCTGGCCTCAGCAACAGGCTGTGAAAATCTCAGCAGGTTGGCTGATTGACCAATGTGGCTGGAAGGGTCAACGTGAGGGTGATGCAGGCACGCATATCAAGCACGCACTGGTGTTGGTGAACCACGGCAATGCTAGCGGGACAGAACTATGGGCTTTTGCCCAGCGCATTATTGCGTCGGTGCAGGACAAGTTCGGGGTTACGTTGGAGCCTGAGCCACGGGTGCTTTAA
- the ccoP gene encoding cytochrome-c oxidase, cbb3-type subunit III, translating to MANPVKDPLTGAETTGHVWDETLQEFNNPLPRWWLWTFYGTILFTITYWIMYPSWPIGKTYLKGMGNDITYKTDAGEEKSTHWNMRALLAHDMQNGTEALKQQEYLAKVGAASYEQIAQDPDMSSFVRSYGVGMFGDNCAACHQSGGQGVVGQYPNLVDDDWLWGGDTAAMETTIRGGRLGFMPAYSKTFDATQENQVANYVLTLSGEAPVDAAAAAEGQKIFQGETGGCYMCHTKEGKGMHAQGSANLTDKVWTIANVPAAETPEAKLEAVKAVIHNGVKRQMPVFGKAGRNLSDTEIKVLVAYLQQMSGGAGAQ from the coding sequence ATGGCTAATCCTGTAAAAGACCCATTGACCGGCGCAGAAACTACCGGTCACGTGTGGGATGAAACGCTGCAAGAGTTCAACAATCCACTGCCACGCTGGTGGTTGTGGACATTCTACGGCACCATCCTGTTTACCATTACCTACTGGATCATGTACCCATCATGGCCAATCGGTAAAACCTACCTGAAAGGTATGGGCAACGACATCACGTACAAAACCGATGCGGGTGAAGAAAAATCTACCCATTGGAATATGCGTGCGTTGTTGGCACATGATATGCAAAATGGTACAGAAGCACTCAAGCAACAGGAATACCTCGCTAAGGTTGGCGCGGCTTCCTACGAGCAGATTGCCCAAGATCCTGATATGTCTTCCTTCGTGCGTTCTTACGGCGTGGGCATGTTCGGTGACAACTGTGCCGCTTGCCACCAATCTGGTGGTCAGGGTGTGGTTGGTCAGTACCCGAATCTGGTGGATGATGACTGGTTGTGGGGTGGTGATACTGCCGCGATGGAAACCACTATCCGTGGTGGTCGTCTGGGCTTTATGCCTGCTTACAGCAAAACCTTTGATGCTACCCAAGAGAATCAGGTTGCCAACTATGTGCTAACCCTTTCGGGTGAAGCACCTGTTGATGCAGCAGCGGCAGCAGAAGGCCAGAAAATCTTCCAAGGTGAGACAGGTGGTTGCTACATGTGCCACACCAAGGAAGGCAAGGGGATGCACGCGCAAGGTTCAGCTAACCTGACCGATAAGGTCTGGACGATTGCCAATGTACCAGCAGCAGAAACCCCTGAGGCCAAACTGGAAGCGGTCAAAGCTGTTATCCATAATGGTGTAAAGCGTCAAATGCCAGTGTTTGGTAAAGCGGGTCGTAACCTGTCTGATACCGAAATCAAGGTATTGGTTGCTTACCTGCAACAGATGTCTGGCGGTGCTGGCGCACAGTAA
- a CDS encoding cbb3-type cytochrome oxidase subunit 3, which translates to MLTDFWTWIMDIGNSQTVALLIFFSVFVGILFYLYASGKRGERLESYRYTPFLDEDEADKRVKAAEASQAKGEK; encoded by the coding sequence ATGCTGACAGACTTTTGGACATGGATCATGGATATAGGCAACAGCCAAACCGTGGCCCTGCTTATCTTCTTCAGCGTTTTTGTGGGTATCTTGTTCTATTTGTATGCAAGTGGTAAGCGTGGCGAGAGGCTTGAGTCCTATCGCTACACCCCCTTTCTCGATGAGGACGAGGCTGACAAGCGCGTCAAGGCAGCAGAAGCTTCTCAAGCTAAAGGTGAAAAATAG
- the ccoO gene encoding cytochrome-c oxidase, cbb3-type subunit II, translating to MFKHESIETNSGMLIVLTLVAISIGGLVEIVPLHYINGTVEDVKDPATGLDSVRPYTPLEQRGRDIYLREGCYLCHSQMIRPFRDEDLRYGHYSLAAESKYDHPFQWGSKRTGPDLARVGGKYSNEWQVQHLTAPRSVVPESIMPNYPWLKVTDLDMSDLKDRMVALKRVGVPYSLTTVEYEANVKKFGESVAKTLDINRAEDNLMAQAQAGNYDGNLANVSEMDALVAYLQVLGTMVDFKKFDEDYFIQFR from the coding sequence ATGTTTAAACATGAAAGTATCGAAACCAACTCCGGGATGTTGATTGTCCTGACGTTGGTGGCGATTAGTATCGGTGGTCTAGTTGAAATTGTTCCGTTGCACTATATCAATGGAACCGTGGAAGATGTCAAAGATCCGGCAACCGGTCTTGATTCAGTGCGCCCTTATACGCCACTGGAGCAGCGTGGTCGTGATATTTATCTGCGTGAAGGTTGCTACCTGTGCCATTCGCAGATGATCCGTCCGTTCCGTGATGAAGACCTGCGTTATGGTCACTATTCACTGGCGGCTGAGTCCAAATACGATCACCCCTTTCAATGGGGTTCCAAGCGTACTGGTCCGGATCTGGCGCGTGTAGGTGGTAAATATTCCAACGAATGGCAGGTTCAGCATTTGACTGCACCGCGTTCGGTTGTGCCTGAGTCCATCATGCCTAACTATCCGTGGTTGAAAGTAACCGATCTGGATATGTCTGATCTTAAGGATCGCATGGTTGCTTTGAAGCGGGTAGGCGTGCCTTACTCGCTGACAACGGTGGAATACGAAGCCAATGTGAAGAAATTTGGTGAATCAGTCGCCAAAACGCTCGATATCAACCGTGCTGAAGACAACTTGATGGCTCAAGCGCAAGCAGGCAACTATGATGGCAATCTCGCGAACGTGAGTGAGATGGATGCCTTGGTTGCCTACCTGCAAGTGTTGGGTACGATGGTTGACTTCAAAAAGTTCGATGAAGATTACTTCATCCAATTCCGTTAA
- the ccoN gene encoding cytochrome-c oxidase, cbb3-type subunit I produces MAHSAALSSEQYNYDIVKKFAIASIIWGILGMTAGVYIASELAWPFLNFDLAQITFGRLRPLHTSGVIFGFGGNALFATSYYVVQRTCQTRLAGGTFWPNFTFWGWNLSVLIAGLLYLQGFTQAREYAEPVWFVDIAIAVVWVVYFLIYTVTLVKRNQPHIYVANWFYMSFILATALLHIFNNLAVPISLTSPVSYSLFSGAQDAMTQWWYGHNAVGFFLTAAFLGMMYYFVPKQAGRPVYSYRLSIIHFWALSFMYMWVGTHHLHWTAIPDWTSTLAATFSIMLLMPSWGGMINGIMTLSGAWDKLRTDPIMMFMITALSFYGMSTFEGPMMSLKSVNALSHYTDWTVGHVHSGALGWVAMITFASFYHMIPRLWNTTLYSMQLVYTHFFLATIGTILYITALWVSGIGQGLMLRAFDEYGNLAYTFVETVAFMHGPLVARAVGGLFFLSGMLLMAYNIYMTISRAKQESNVPATAAAQA; encoded by the coding sequence ATGGCTCACAGTGCTGCACTCTCCTCGGAGCAATACAACTACGACATCGTGAAGAAATTCGCGATAGCCTCAATTATCTGGGGTATTCTCGGCATGACTGCCGGTGTTTATATCGCTTCAGAACTGGCTTGGCCATTTCTGAATTTTGATTTGGCCCAGATCACCTTCGGGCGTTTGCGTCCGCTACACACCAGTGGTGTTATCTTCGGTTTCGGTGGTAATGCACTGTTTGCGACTTCTTACTATGTGGTTCAGCGTACTTGTCAAACCCGTTTGGCAGGTGGCACCTTCTGGCCTAACTTTACCTTCTGGGGTTGGAACCTGTCTGTACTGATTGCTGGCCTGCTGTACTTGCAAGGCTTCACGCAAGCGCGTGAATATGCTGAGCCAGTCTGGTTCGTTGACATCGCTATCGCTGTGGTTTGGGTTGTTTACTTCCTGATCTACACAGTTACCTTGGTCAAGCGTAATCAGCCGCACATCTATGTTGCCAACTGGTTCTACATGTCGTTCATTCTGGCGACAGCGCTGCTGCACATTTTCAATAACTTGGCAGTGCCTATCAGCCTGACGTCACCTGTGTCTTACAGCCTGTTCTCCGGTGCACAAGATGCGATGACACAGTGGTGGTATGGTCACAATGCGGTAGGTTTCTTCCTGACAGCGGCGTTCTTGGGGATGATGTACTACTTCGTGCCTAAGCAGGCGGGTCGTCCGGTTTACTCTTACCGTTTGTCCATCATCCACTTCTGGGCGCTGAGCTTCATGTATATGTGGGTTGGTACTCACCATCTGCACTGGACGGCGATTCCTGACTGGACTTCTACACTGGCGGCGACATTCTCCATCATGCTGTTGATGCCATCTTGGGGTGGTATGATCAACGGCATCATGACGCTTTCCGGCGCATGGGACAAACTGCGTACTGACCCGATCATGATGTTCATGATCACGGCGTTGTCATTCTACGGTATGTCGACCTTTGAAGGCCCGATGATGTCCCTGAAGAGCGTTAACGCCCTGTCACATTACACTGACTGGACCGTGGGTCACGTTCACTCCGGCGCTCTGGGTTGGGTTGCAATGATTACCTTTGCTTCCTTCTATCACATGATCCCGCGTCTGTGGAACACCACCTTGTACAGTATGCAACTGGTTTATACTCACTTCTTCTTGGCAACTATCGGTACTATCCTGTACATCACTGCGTTGTGGGTATCCGGTATCGGTCAAGGTTTAATGCTGCGTGCCTTTGATGAATACGGCAATCTGGCGTACACCTTCGTTGAAACCGTTGCCTTTATGCACGGCCCGCTGGTTGCACGTGCCGTTGGTGGCTTGTTCTTCCTGTCTGGCATGTTGCTCATGGCATACAATATTTACATGACCATCTCGCGTGCAAAGCAGGAATCCAATGTTCCGGCGACTGCTGCGGCTCAGGCATAA
- a CDS encoding diacylglycerol kinase: MAYSGNTGLTRIIRAGQYSWQGFRAAYKHEEAFRQEVWVLLVAVPLALWLGTNGVEKALMIGSILFLLVVELLNSAIEAVVDRTGMEKHTLAGRAKDMGSAAVTVAILNVIIIWLFMLS, translated from the coding sequence ATGGCATACAGTGGTAACACCGGCCTGACCCGCATCATCAGGGCGGGGCAATATTCCTGGCAAGGCTTCCGTGCCGCCTACAAGCATGAGGAAGCCTTCCGACAAGAGGTGTGGGTTTTGTTGGTAGCGGTTCCGTTGGCGTTATGGTTGGGAACGAATGGCGTCGAAAAAGCGCTGATGATTGGCAGCATCCTGTTCTTGCTGGTGGTGGAATTGCTCAATTCAGCCATAGAGGCGGTGGTGGATCGCACCGGCATGGAAAAGCACACACTCGCCGGTCGGGCGAAGGATATGGGGTCAGCCGCTGTCACGGTTGCCATTTTGAATGTTATTATCATTTGGCTGTTCATGCTTTCTTGA